Proteins from a genomic interval of Polaribacter sp. Q13:
- a CDS encoding RagB/SusD family nutrient uptake outer membrane protein, which produces MKIVKIKTIKTNLKMKNTLIKRIVPLLGLVFIFQACSSELDQVNPNALTTSSFWKNSADLDAGLNATYAALRNEDIQGILTEPMRTDIATPRNFRNNTTGNPIYDQTFDLTTNEVQDKWDACFKGIFRANQVLDAYARLKPTFNGEKSVANGVLLEAQARALRGYFYYVLHSSYNEGSLPLYNTVPKVFDDFQKTFSTSEEIKAFYREDLKYGMENLPGTYNLWRSEVGAGNLGRITGGACEALIAKSYINDNDFVNAELYLKNVIDNYDYALVDDLEKCLTGIQEFNSESIFEVNYSLANLLGSDEQDLSQRVTSRLHNSNDHVMSSWLNLAFRAERPDPSDPANYVDRPQWDPATGKQVVDADDNPVFDENVLRKYSKRMASTISIVDEPDSPMYGVTSGEFGNDSDASPHSKSNTSIWKKFTSWNVPNGGKGELEDTEYRGKSELNIPVIRLAEIYLLYAECMIEKGNLSEALLYINKIRKRSHLYLLGNEAEFAGEATYLNDIDLDDSNGEEAVNLENLMDHLRFVEKPLELCLEGQRTVDLRRWGVWKERLVYLAQFEYDSWNYRKNLNGKHNHRYRSYILPTGEVPTYTLIKPGKLINQGNGFSKEPTLRDCLLASQNFVESLNAYYPIPQDERNANLNWNK; this is translated from the coding sequence ATGAAGATAGTAAAGATAAAAACCATAAAAACAAACTTAAAGATGAAAAATACACTTATAAAGAGAATAGTTCCTCTATTAGGGCTTGTGTTTATATTTCAAGCCTGTTCTAGTGAACTAGATCAAGTAAATCCAAATGCCTTAACAACAAGTAGTTTTTGGAAAAATTCTGCAGATTTAGATGCAGGTTTAAATGCTACGTATGCAGCATTAAGAAATGAGGATATTCAAGGCATACTAACAGAACCTATGCGTACAGATATTGCTACACCTAGAAATTTTAGAAATAATACCACAGGAAACCCTATTTACGATCAAACATTTGATTTAACAACCAATGAAGTGCAAGATAAATGGGATGCTTGTTTTAAAGGTATCTTTAGAGCAAATCAAGTTTTAGATGCTTATGCTAGATTAAAACCGACTTTTAATGGAGAAAAAAGTGTAGCTAATGGTGTTCTTTTAGAAGCGCAAGCAAGAGCTTTAAGAGGATATTTTTATTACGTATTACATAGCTCTTATAATGAAGGTTCTTTACCATTATATAATACGGTACCTAAGGTATTTGATGATTTTCAGAAAACTTTTTCTACTTCAGAAGAAATTAAAGCTTTTTATAGAGAAGATTTAAAGTACGGAATGGAAAATTTACCAGGAACCTACAATTTATGGAGATCAGAAGTTGGTGCTGGAAATTTAGGACGTATTACTGGTGGAGCTTGTGAGGCACTTATAGCTAAAAGTTATATAAATGACAATGATTTTGTAAACGCAGAATTATATTTAAAAAATGTTATCGACAATTATGACTACGCTTTGGTAGATGATTTAGAGAAGTGTTTAACAGGGATTCAGGAGTTTAATTCAGAATCTATATTTGAAGTAAACTACAGTTTAGCGAATCTTTTAGGTTCGGATGAACAAGATTTGTCTCAAAGAGTTACATCTCGTTTGCATAACTCTAATGATCACGTTATGTCATCATGGTTAAACTTAGCATTTAGAGCAGAAAGACCAGATCCTTCAGATCCTGCAAATTACGTAGATAGACCTCAATGGGACCCAGCTACAGGAAAGCAAGTAGTAGATGCAGACGATAACCCAGTTTTTGATGAAAATGTACTAAGAAAATATAGTAAACGTATGGCAAGTACAATATCAATTGTAGATGAACCAGATTCACCTATGTATGGTGTTACTTCAGGAGAATTCGGTAATGATTCAGATGCAAGTCCACATTCTAAATCGAATACTTCTATTTGGAAAAAATTTACAAGTTGGAATGTTCCTAATGGAGGAAAGGGTGAACTAGAAGATACGGAATACAGAGGGAAATCTGAACTTAACATTCCTGTTATTCGTTTGGCAGAAATTTATTTATTGTATGCAGAATGTATGATTGAAAAAGGAAATTTATCTGAAGCTTTATTGTATATCAATAAAATTAGAAAACGTTCTCATTTATATTTATTAGGAAATGAAGCAGAGTTTGCAGGGGAAGCTACTTATTTAAATGATATTGATTTAGATGACAGTAACGGTGAAGAAGCAGTAAATTTAGAAAACTTAATGGACCATTTACGTTTTGTAGAAAAGCCTTTAGAATTATGTTTAGAAGGGCAAAGAACTGTAGATCTAAGAAGATGGGGTGTTTGGAAAGAGCGTTTGGTTTACTTAGCACAATTTGAATATGATTCATGGAATTACAGAAAAAATCTTAATGGGAAACACAATCATAGATATAGAAGTTATATTTTGCCTACAGGTGAGGTGCCAACGTACACACTTATTAAGCCAGGGAAATTAATAAATCAAGGTAATGGATTTTCTAAAGAACCAACATTGAGAGATTGTCTTTTAGCTTCTCAAAATTTCGTTGAAAGTCTAAATGCTTATTATCCTATTCCACAAGATGAGAGAAATGCAAATTTAAATTGGAACAAATAA
- a CDS encoding T9SS type A sorting domain-containing protein, translating into MKAILKFTFVLFLSNSVFGQLDTEYFKKLQTEKVISSDKLDWKQVGPGMAGYCEEFWCHPTDVNVMFMSPDMYNSYGSWDNGKSWQTIKDYDGNGKAMRRIQSIVFSHQDADFGYAIDVRGELFNTTDRGRTWTFVRDMGGKHAELAVDPSNDNNWYIGGGDFWNVKANHRKQSDLLGYVYKYSDYGQVFRSTNRGVSWQKKKNDLPATLDIGRIIVDPKNSDNIIMATNAGVYRSANKGDNWSISGAGLPNNLPRDMTSFYDKTTGEYILYLIEQTFFEGNGTTTNAKGGIFKSIDGGQNWTSITGDFSFDLSQINSYQAQQKYWKTIGYWFGKSTSDIKSMYPDYPTNTLPVLNRLVVNPLNKDEIYISHNVKHDYSFLPGDVWKTTNGGQNWSTTTKTGSYWNSNKDATYWASKNTTTGQNTTFAHLHDEKTENEETFGNRFLEINANGEVFICLDQQTMRSNNNGTSWHQVDDYETEIGSKHWVARGDSNLPGRFMLLETGIEDRYLFCSGEHGLWQTASLGTYEDDKAYAVEQIEGQNNDKGAHSIASVAVHPNNPNIIYTLQFRQNHRGYFRKSIDAGKTWENESFPLAYGGNLSSDNIFQYSLTIDPNDPANIYFCVMSKPIAEVSSKLLPADFTTLGVIKSADEGKTWSTMNNGFPEGFSVRRLKMDPANSSVLYAALNEGPTGTKGGLYKSTDKASNWTKVSIPTEIKSVNNVFIDRNTNHIFISCGRSEGTFSEGGVWRSKDTGTTWEKIFDMPYVWQTEVSLINSNLITVNVPLQHENKGATTYNPGAYLSRDGGLTWLKINKNLGQPDTITDLKPDPNDENVFWCALKGSGWTRGVYDDSDSSLKVGDINILNNQKSYPNPFTDSINLVFNDKNSETVTIKLHTILGGLVFSKTESVQDNEVTLNTTNLAKGMYILSVKSSTKSENIKVLKK; encoded by the coding sequence ATGAAAGCTATTTTAAAATTTACGTTTGTTTTGTTTTTATCAAATTCTGTTTTCGGACAATTGGATACGGAATATTTTAAAAAACTTCAAACAGAAAAAGTAATTTCTTCAGATAAGTTAGATTGGAAACAAGTTGGTCCAGGAATGGCTGGTTATTGTGAAGAGTTTTGGTGTCATCCTACGGATGTAAATGTCATGTTTATGTCGCCAGATATGTACAATAGTTACGGTTCTTGGGATAATGGTAAATCTTGGCAAACCATTAAAGATTATGATGGCAATGGTAAAGCAATGCGAAGAATTCAGTCTATTGTTTTTTCGCATCAAGACGCTGATTTTGGGTATGCTATTGATGTAAGAGGCGAGCTTTTTAACACAACAGACAGGGGTAGAACTTGGACTTTTGTAAGAGATATGGGAGGGAAACATGCAGAACTTGCTGTAGATCCTTCAAACGATAATAACTGGTATATTGGTGGAGGAGATTTTTGGAATGTAAAAGCAAACCACAGAAAGCAAAGTGATTTATTAGGCTATGTTTATAAATATTCGGATTATGGTCAGGTATTTAGAAGTACCAATAGAGGGGTTTCTTGGCAAAAGAAAAAAAATGATTTACCAGCTACGTTAGATATTGGAAGAATTATTGTGGATCCTAAGAATTCGGACAATATAATTATGGCAACAAATGCTGGTGTGTATAGAAGTGCCAATAAAGGAGATAATTGGAGTATCAGTGGAGCTGGTTTGCCTAATAATCTACCTCGTGATATGACTTCTTTTTACGATAAAACGACCGGAGAATATATTTTGTATTTGATTGAACAAACTTTTTTTGAAGGCAACGGTACTACTACAAATGCCAAAGGTGGAATTTTTAAAAGTATAGATGGAGGTCAAAATTGGACAAGTATTACAGGTGATTTTAGTTTTGATTTAAGTCAAATAAATAGTTATCAAGCGCAACAAAAATATTGGAAAACTATTGGATATTGGTTTGGTAAAAGTACAAGCGATATTAAAAGCATGTATCCAGATTATCCAACAAATACATTGCCTGTTTTAAACAGGTTGGTGGTAAATCCTTTAAATAAAGATGAAATTTATATTTCTCATAATGTAAAACATGATTACTCTTTTTTACCAGGTGATGTTTGGAAAACAACAAATGGAGGTCAAAATTGGAGTACGACAACAAAAACGGGAAGCTATTGGAATAGTAATAAAGACGCAACCTATTGGGCATCAAAAAATACAACTACAGGTCAAAATACAACATTTGCACATTTGCATGACGAAAAGACGGAGAATGAAGAAACGTTTGGAAATCGATTTTTAGAAATAAATGCAAATGGAGAAGTCTTTATTTGTTTAGATCAACAAACCATGAGATCTAACAATAATGGTACTTCTTGGCATCAAGTTGATGATTATGAAACCGAAATAGGAAGTAAACATTGGGTTGCAAGAGGCGATAGTAATTTACCAGGACGTTTTATGTTATTGGAAACGGGTATAGAAGATAGATATCTTTTTTGTAGTGGAGAACATGGTTTGTGGCAAACAGCAAGTTTAGGCACTTATGAAGATGATAAAGCCTATGCTGTAGAGCAAATTGAAGGTCAGAATAACGATAAAGGAGCACATTCTATTGCTTCTGTAGCAGTTCATCCAAATAACCCGAATATCATATATACACTTCAGTTTAGACAAAATCATAGAGGGTATTTTAGAAAATCTATAGATGCTGGTAAAACTTGGGAGAACGAATCTTTTCCATTGGCTTATGGTGGTAATTTATCTAGTGATAATATATTTCAATATTCGTTAACTATAGATCCAAACGATCCTGCAAATATTTATTTTTGTGTGATGTCTAAACCAATTGCAGAAGTATCTAGCAAGTTACTTCCCGCAGATTTTACAACGCTTGGTGTTATAAAAAGTGCTGATGAAGGAAAAACCTGGTCTACGATGAATAATGGTTTTCCAGAAGGATTTAGTGTTAGAAGATTAAAAATGGACCCAGCCAATTCGTCGGTACTTTATGCGGCTTTAAATGAAGGCCCAACAGGAACTAAAGGAGGTTTGTATAAATCTACAGATAAAGCAAGTAACTGGACTAAAGTTTCAATTCCTACAGAAATAAAATCGGTAAATAACGTTTTTATCGATAGAAATACAAACCATATTTTTATTTCTTGCGGAAGATCTGAAGGAACATTTTCCGAAGGTGGAGTTTGGAGAAGTAAAGATACGGGTACAACTTGGGAGAAAATATTTGACATGCCGTATGTTTGGCAAACGGAAGTTTCTCTAATAAATTCAAACTTAATTACGGTTAATGTACCTCTTCAACACGAAAACAAAGGAGCAACAACCTACAACCCTGGGGCATATTTATCTAGAGATGGTGGTTTAACTTGGCTTAAAATAAATAAAAATTTAGGGCAACCAGATACCATAACAGATTTAAAACCAGATCCTAATGATGAAAATGTCTTTTGGTGTGCTTTAAAAGGAAGTGGTTGGACTAGAGGTGTTTATGATGATTCAGATTCTTCATTAAAAGTAGGAGATATAAACATATTAAATAATCAGAAGAGTTATCCAAACCCGTTTACAGACAGTATTAATTTAGTTTTTAATGATAAGAACAGTGAAACCGTTACAATCAAATTACATACTATTTTAGGTGGATTGGTGTTTTCTAAAACGGAATCTGTTCAGGATAATGAAGTAACTTTAAATACAACTAATCTTGCTAAAGGCATGTATATTTTGTCTGTTAAATCATCAACAAAATCAGAAAACATAAAGGTTTTAAAGAAGTAG
- a CDS encoding glycoside hydrolase family 2 TIM barrel-domain containing protein — protein sequence MNKILISTTNKLFLGLFFIISFISCSETNTKPEHINFNEGWKFIQEDVQAAINPDFNDTTWETVKVPHDWSIKGPFSKDNPSFSRGGWLPTGKSTYRKTFDVTANKKDSKVFVYFDGAYRNSVVYINGNKVGYRPMGYIGFEYDLTKYINFDKKNVLTVTLDNSAQPGSRWYTGTGIYRDVTLKIKQKTFIPNWSLYVTTPSISKENATVNAVFTVETEYTKGQEVVAKTSVLKDGIVVAFSEENIKLEGNSSKEIKVDLDIENPKLWSPETPDLYTVQVDIFKNGTLIGQENTKTGIRDLGYDKDKGFSINGKQIKLKGVCLHHAGGPLGSAIYRRTIERQLEVLREMGCNAVRTSHNPFSTEFLDICDEMGFLVMNEVFDEWEIVKEPATVQDGKKVRIPVKYYADKFKEWADKDLTDFVLRDRNHPSVVMWSIGNEIDQMKTDEGVPIANRLIDIIHKLDDRPVTNGLIGYGWDAWPSEAAAKTSDIRGYNYIKENGLDRENEIAPNAMGVVTECASAQSYYPRSTYLYGDEKKAFWDKLNYKSKESYDWVETRELIGFRGVQAWKDIKNRDNIMGQFIWTGWDYLGEVIPFGWPARSSSFAPIDLCGFPKDGYYFYQSQWTDKPMVHIFPHWNLEGMEGKKVTVYAYTNGDTVELFQDGKSLGKKTNNLKDVEYQSWDVIYKPGALKAISYKNGKEIATKEVKTAGKAAKIEIFVRRTNLKANDKDLAYIECTILDKDGNVVPKADNLIQFSIDGEATLIGVGNGDNFSHDSFQAKERKAFNSKCLAIIKTTKTAGNIQFTASSEGLESAVVSFNSEK from the coding sequence ATGAACAAGATTTTAATTTCAACAACAAATAAATTATTTTTAGGACTCTTCTTTATCATCAGTTTTATTTCTTGTTCAGAAACAAATACAAAGCCAGAGCACATTAATTTTAATGAAGGTTGGAAATTTATTCAAGAAGATGTACAAGCAGCAATAAATCCCGATTTTAATGATACCACTTGGGAAACCGTAAAAGTACCTCATGACTGGAGTATTAAAGGTCCTTTTTCTAAAGACAACCCGTCTTTTTCTAGAGGAGGTTGGTTGCCAACGGGTAAAAGTACCTATAGAAAAACGTTTGATGTAACTGCAAATAAAAAAGATAGTAAAGTTTTTGTTTATTTTGATGGAGCTTACAGAAATTCTGTAGTTTATATTAATGGAAACAAAGTAGGATACAGACCAATGGGATATATTGGTTTTGAATATGACTTAACTAAGTATATTAATTTTGATAAAAAAAACGTATTAACAGTTACTTTAGATAATTCTGCACAACCAGGTTCTAGATGGTATACAGGAACAGGTATTTATAGAGATGTAACTTTAAAAATTAAACAAAAAACATTTATACCAAATTGGAGTTTGTATGTAACAACTCCTAGTATTTCTAAAGAAAATGCAACTGTAAATGCTGTTTTTACAGTTGAAACAGAATATACAAAAGGACAAGAAGTTGTTGCTAAAACAAGTGTTTTAAAAGACGGAATTGTGGTAGCTTTTTCCGAAGAAAATATAAAATTAGAAGGAAATTCATCCAAAGAAATTAAAGTTGATTTAGATATTGAGAATCCTAAATTATGGTCTCCAGAAACTCCTGATTTATACACAGTACAAGTTGATATTTTCAAAAACGGAACTTTAATAGGACAAGAAAATACTAAAACAGGAATTAGAGATTTAGGTTATGATAAAGACAAAGGCTTTTCTATCAACGGAAAACAAATAAAATTAAAAGGAGTTTGTTTGCATCATGCAGGTGGTCCTTTAGGTTCTGCTATTTATAGAAGAACAATAGAACGTCAGTTAGAGGTTTTAAGAGAAATGGGGTGTAATGCCGTAAGAACATCACACAATCCTTTTTCTACAGAATTTTTAGATATCTGTGATGAAATGGGCTTTTTAGTCATGAATGAAGTTTTTGATGAATGGGAAATTGTAAAAGAACCTGCCACGGTTCAAGATGGAAAAAAAGTACGTATTCCTGTAAAATATTATGCTGATAAATTTAAAGAATGGGCAGATAAAGATTTAACAGATTTTGTTTTAAGAGACAGGAATCATCCATCTGTAGTTATGTGGAGTATTGGTAATGAAATTGATCAAATGAAAACGGATGAAGGAGTGCCAATTGCAAATCGTTTAATTGACATTATTCATAAATTAGATGACAGACCTGTAACAAACGGATTAATTGGGTATGGTTGGGATGCTTGGCCTAGTGAAGCAGCCGCAAAAACGAGTGATATTCGTGGGTACAATTACATCAAAGAAAATGGATTAGATAGAGAAAACGAAATTGCGCCAAATGCAATGGGCGTGGTTACAGAATGTGCCTCTGCGCAATCTTATTATCCAAGAAGTACGTATTTATATGGTGATGAAAAAAAGGCTTTTTGGGATAAATTAAATTACAAATCTAAAGAATCTTACGATTGGGTTGAAACTAGAGAACTTATTGGTTTTAGAGGTGTACAAGCTTGGAAAGATATCAAGAATAGAGACAACATTATGGGACAATTTATTTGGACTGGTTGGGATTATTTAGGGGAAGTAATTCCTTTTGGATGGCCTGCACGCTCATCATCGTTTGCTCCAATTGACTTGTGTGGTTTTCCTAAAGATGGATATTATTTTTATCAATCTCAATGGACAGATAAACCAATGGTGCATATTTTTCCGCATTGGAATTTAGAAGGTATGGAAGGTAAAAAAGTTACAGTGTATGCCTACACGAATGGAGATACTGTAGAATTATTTCAAGACGGAAAATCTTTAGGAAAGAAAACCAACAATTTAAAGGATGTAGAATATCAATCTTGGGATGTTATATATAAACCAGGAGCTTTAAAAGCAATCTCTTATAAAAACGGAAAAGAAATTGCAACTAAAGAAGTAAAAACGGCTGGTAAAGCGGCAAAAATTGAAATTTTTGTAAGAAGAACAAACTTAAAAGCGAATGATAAAGATTTGGCCTATATAGAATGTACTATTCTAGATAAAGATGGAAATGTGGTGCCAAAAGCAGACAATTTAATTCAATTTTCTATTGATGGAGAAGCTACGTTAATTGGTGTTGGAAATGGAGATAATTTTAGTCACGATTCTTTTCAAGCAAAAGAACGAAAGGCATTTAATAGTAAATGTTTGGCTATTATTAAAACTACAAAAACAGCAGGAAATATTCAGTTTACAGCTTCTTCCGAAGGTTTAGAATCTGCGGTTGTATCATTTAACTCAGAAAAATAA
- a CDS encoding TonB-dependent receptor, producing MKINLLENKEFKKFRFQSVILVFTLLLSISAVHAQKVTVKGVVSGSGDPLPGASVAVKGAKNGTVTDFDGNYVLKVNPGKILVFSYLGFASKEVKIGSNKNINVSLEPDVAALDEIIVVGYGTQKKKEVTGAVVQVKAEDLAKTTTADIGSALQGQISGVNVTASSGAPGEGSNILIRGFSSLLDGQNGPLFVVDGIPFDSDPGLSISEIESVDVLKDAASASIYGTRGAGGVILITTKKGKEGQMNIRVNTEYGIQNITSQFHTMSTAQISYFNLTKAYINSGKVKGGVEYEITRNRSYLTNDTDIKQVLLNDNAAIQNHSVNLSGGKAGLTYSLNMNYFGQKGVVYNSNLDRFNIRANTQFVTGKWKFVTGINFRRDQKLVPLSNMVSRIFDYKVFRPLIDLDDSSLPNATEVGTDDPDNDWRLNDARQNANNIRAFKTEEKHNTNITTGNIQVEYNITKALKATARLGATYSNRKETKIAPRFDIFNTNGDLITNPLAITSHRVVVTDNSKLTSEEFLNYNKKFGKHSLNLLLGTSFERSTQERLSLEVRNNINSAITVIDNYEIDYNIESGGRDYTRTLIGNIARVNYNFDGKYLISASGRYDGSSMFSDGKKWGFFPSASVGWNISDENFWDPMKSVVNSFKFRAGVGTTGNDRFALYSNQSVVEPGANYIFGTKNASSDLANPSGETTALGTTQLEYANADLRWETKVETNFGFDLGLFKNKLTLSSDFYRSEIKDLLYPVVNSPSSGVSGNYRSTVFNIGNMRNSGIEYAANYKHRGRNSGLNWSVSGTYTSNDNVVTKTADNNPIVRLDNSYISTGGTRELVSVLKEGYEAAAFFLRETDGVIKTQEQLEEYKKISPGAQMGEFMYIDQLTVDTNGDGIPDKGDGEINDDDKVYSGSGTPDWEGGLNLTADYKGFDLSMQWYGAFGGKVMNGTKAYAYQRGVHRDLVHSWTEVNTEADIPWHNGNNSTSYRGGSSYFLEDGDFVRLRNVAIGYSLSKKALKSIGLSKFRIYVQGQNLLTFTEYTGFDPEVGGNGLSTRGIDRGRYPVSSQYKLGLQLQF from the coding sequence ATGAAAATTAATTTACTTGAAAATAAAGAATTCAAGAAGTTCCGATTTCAATCGGTCATTTTAGTTTTTACATTACTTTTAAGCATTAGCGCAGTGCATGCACAAAAAGTAACCGTAAAAGGAGTCGTATCGGGAAGCGGAGATCCACTGCCAGGAGCAAGTGTTGCCGTTAAAGGTGCAAAAAATGGAACAGTTACAGATTTTGATGGTAATTATGTTCTAAAAGTTAATCCAGGAAAGATTTTAGTTTTTTCATATCTAGGTTTTGCTTCAAAAGAAGTAAAAATAGGTAGCAATAAAAACATAAACGTTTCTTTAGAACCAGACGTAGCTGCTTTAGATGAAATTATTGTAGTTGGTTATGGAACTCAGAAAAAGAAAGAAGTTACTGGTGCTGTAGTTCAAGTAAAAGCAGAGGATTTAGCTAAAACAACAACAGCAGATATTGGTTCAGCTTTACAAGGGCAGATTTCTGGTGTAAATGTTACAGCGAGTTCTGGAGCGCCTGGAGAAGGATCTAATATTTTAATTCGTGGTTTTAGTTCTCTTTTAGACGGACAAAACGGACCTTTGTTTGTAGTAGATGGTATTCCTTTTGATTCTGATCCTGGATTAAGTATTAGTGAAATTGAAAGTGTAGATGTTTTAAAAGATGCAGCTTCTGCTTCTATATATGGTACACGTGGTGCTGGTGGTGTTATCTTAATTACAACAAAAAAAGGTAAAGAAGGGCAAATGAATATTCGTGTAAACACTGAGTATGGTATACAAAACATAACATCTCAGTTTCATACAATGTCTACTGCTCAGATTAGCTATTTTAATCTTACTAAAGCATATATAAATAGTGGTAAAGTAAAAGGAGGAGTAGAGTATGAAATCACTAGAAATAGATCTTACTTAACTAATGATACAGATATTAAACAAGTTTTATTAAATGATAATGCTGCTATTCAGAATCATTCAGTAAACTTATCTGGAGGAAAAGCAGGGTTAACTTATAGCTTAAATATGAATTATTTTGGACAAAAAGGAGTCGTTTACAATTCAAATTTAGATCGTTTTAATATTCGTGCTAATACACAATTTGTTACTGGGAAATGGAAGTTTGTTACAGGAATAAATTTTAGAAGAGATCAAAAATTAGTTCCTTTATCTAATATGGTAAGTAGAATATTTGATTATAAAGTATTTAGACCTCTTATTGATTTAGATGATTCATCATTACCTAATGCTACAGAAGTTGGTACAGATGATCCTGATAATGATTGGAGATTAAATGATGCTAGACAGAATGCGAATAATATTAGAGCTTTTAAAACAGAAGAAAAGCATAATACAAACATTACTACAGGTAATATTCAAGTTGAGTATAACATAACAAAAGCTTTAAAAGCTACAGCTAGATTAGGAGCAACATATTCTAATAGAAAAGAAACTAAGATAGCACCAAGGTTTGACATTTTTAACACAAATGGTGATTTAATTACGAACCCATTGGCGATTACTTCTCATAGAGTAGTGGTAACAGATAATTCTAAATTAACATCAGAAGAATTTCTTAACTATAATAAAAAATTTGGTAAGCATAGTTTAAACTTATTGTTAGGTACCTCTTTTGAGAGATCTACACAAGAAAGATTAAGTTTAGAAGTTAGAAATAATATAAACTCTGCTATTACAGTGATAGATAATTATGAGATAGATTATAATATTGAATCTGGTGGTAGAGACTATACAAGAACATTAATAGGAAACATTGCAAGGGTAAACTATAATTTTGATGGTAAATACCTTATTAGTGCTAGTGGTAGATATGATGGTTCTTCTATGTTTAGTGATGGAAAAAAATGGGGATTCTTTCCTTCTGCTTCTGTAGGTTGGAATATCTCTGATGAGAACTTTTGGGATCCTATGAAAAGTGTGGTAAATTCATTTAAATTTAGAGCAGGTGTTGGTACTACTGGTAATGATAGATTTGCATTATATAGCAATCAATCTGTAGTAGAGCCTGGAGCAAATTATATTTTTGGAACTAAAAATGCGTCTTCAGACTTAGCAAATCCTTCTGGAGAAACCACTGCTTTAGGAACCACTCAATTAGAATATGCGAATGCAGATTTAAGATGGGAAACGAAAGTAGAGACAAATTTTGGTTTTGATTTAGGACTTTTTAAGAACAAGTTAACACTTAGTTCAGACTTTTATAGAAGTGAAATAAAAGATTTATTATATCCAGTTGTAAACTCTCCTTCTTCGGGTGTTTCTGGTAATTATCGTAGTACAGTGTTCAATATAGGAAACATGAGAAACTCAGGTATTGAGTATGCTGCAAATTATAAACATAGAGGTAGAAACTCTGGTTTAAACTGGTCTGTGTCTGGTACATATACTAGTAATGATAATGTGGTAACAAAAACAGCAGATAATAACCCTATTGTTCGTTTAGATAATAGTTATATTTCTACAGGAGGTACAAGAGAATTGGTAAGTGTACTTAAAGAAGGATATGAAGCAGCTGCATTTTTCTTAAGAGAAACAGATGGTGTTATTAAAACACAAGAACAATTAGAAGAATATAAGAAAATTAGTCCAGGTGCACAAATGGGAGAATTTATGTATATTGATCAACTAACTGTAGATACAAATGGTGATGGTATTCCTGATAAAGGTGATGGGGAAATTAATGATGATGATAAAGTGTATTCAGGAAGTGGTACTCCAGACTGGGAGGGAGGATTAAACCTTACTGCAGATTATAAAGGGTTCGATCTTTCTATGCAATGGTATGGTGCTTTCGGAGGAAAAGTAATGAATGGTACTAAAGCATATGCATACCAACGTGGCGTACATAGAGACTTGGTTCATTCTTGGACAGAGGTAAATACAGAAGCAGATATACCTTGGCATAATGGTAACAATAGTACATCTTATAGAGGTGGGTCTAGTTACTTCTTAGAAGATGGAGATTTTGTTAGATTACGTAACGTTGCTATAGGATATTCTTTATCTAAAAAAGCTTTAAAAAGTATAGGTCTTAGTAAATTTAGAATTTATGTACAAGGACAAAACCTTTTAACATTTACCGAATACACAGGTTTCGATCCAGAGGTAGGTGGTAATGGTTTAAGTACTAGGGGTATTGATAGAGGTAGATACCCAGTATCTTCTCAATACAAATTAGGTCTTCAACTTCAATTTTAA